The following proteins are co-located in the Corynebacterium aquilae DSM 44791 genome:
- a CDS encoding thymidylate synthase, which translates to MIATPYEDLLARIMREGTHKDDRTGTGTTSLFAQQMRFDLAESFPLITTKKVHFKSVVGELLWFLRGESNISFLHEHGITIWDEWADQDGDLGPVYGVQWRSWPTPDGRHIDQIAGALDMLKNNPDSRRNIVSAWNVSELDNMALPPCHLLFQLYVADGKLSCQLYQRSADMFLGVPFNIASYSLLTHMFAQQAGLEVGEFVWTGGDCHIYDNHREQVQLQLSREPRPYPQLELNHKPSIFDYTFDDIVVTGYDPHPLIRAQVAV; encoded by the coding sequence ATGATCGCGACCCCCTACGAGGATTTGCTGGCCCGCATCATGCGGGAGGGCACCCACAAAGACGATCGCACCGGCACCGGCACCACTTCCCTATTTGCCCAGCAGATGCGTTTCGATTTGGCGGAGTCTTTCCCCCTGATCACGACGAAGAAGGTGCACTTCAAGTCGGTAGTTGGTGAGCTGTTGTGGTTCCTGCGGGGCGAGTCGAATATTTCTTTCCTGCATGAGCACGGCATCACCATTTGGGATGAGTGGGCTGATCAGGATGGGGATTTGGGTCCGGTATATGGGGTGCAGTGGCGCAGCTGGCCGACCCCTGATGGGCGCCACATTGACCAGATTGCGGGCGCGCTGGACATGCTGAAAAACAACCCGGATTCCCGCCGCAATATTGTCTCCGCCTGGAATGTTTCCGAGCTGGACAACATGGCATTGCCGCCGTGCCACCTTTTGTTCCAGCTGTATGTGGCCGATGGGAAACTATCCTGTCAGCTATACCAGCGCAGCGCGGACATGTTCCTGGGCGTGCCGTTTAACATCGCGTCCTATTCCCTGTTGACGCACATGTTTGCGCAGCAAGCCGGCCTTGAGGTCGGCGAGTTCGTATGGACCGGTGGGGATTGCCACATCTATGACAATCACCGGGAGCAGGTGCAGCTGCAGCTGTCCCGCGAGCCGCGCCCCTACCCCCAGCTGGAGCTCAACCACAAGCCCAGCATTTTCGATTACACCTTCGATGACATTGTGGTCACCGGCTACGACCCGCACCCGCTGATCCGCGCGCAGGTCGCGGTGTAG
- a CDS encoding IS256 family transposase, which translates to MTTMTTRDPQDKARLKQLEKRLMSSPELAEILKEFATSSTDINDMVRSMIQTGINTALQAEMDAHLGYQAGDRTGKARHGTADNHRNGSYNKTVQSQYGPIDITVPRDRSGSFTPRMVPKGARRITDVDDLIISLYAAGTSLRDIQHHLATTLGVDLSHETISQITDQVLDEVLAWQHRDLEEFYPVIYLDALRIKIRDGARVVNKACYMAVGITMEGTRQILGLWIANNEGAAFWAQVCAELANRGVKDVFIVCCDGLKGFEQAVQATWPDAMVQTCVVHLIRTALRWVAAKDRSAVAAALKKIYTAATAEQALAFLDEFDASDMGLKYPQAVKAWRDAWERFIPFLQFPPQARKVVYTTNAIESMNAQLRKATRNRGQFPNDAAAVKALWLMICHIEDRQAEKTKKKAGRARAGTSRFVEGVRVTGWVAAINQLSAHYPDRFEPYL; encoded by the coding sequence ATGACCACCATGACCACCCGCGACCCGCAAGACAAAGCCCGGCTTAAACAACTAGAGAAGCGACTGATGTCCAGCCCTGAACTCGCCGAGATCCTCAAAGAGTTCGCCACATCATCAACCGACATCAACGACATGGTGCGTTCGATGATCCAGACCGGGATCAACACCGCACTGCAAGCCGAAATGGACGCCCACCTCGGTTACCAAGCAGGAGACCGCACAGGCAAAGCCCGCCACGGCACGGCCGACAATCACCGCAACGGCTCCTACAACAAAACCGTCCAGTCCCAGTACGGGCCTATCGACATCACCGTGCCCAGGGATCGCAGCGGCAGCTTCACCCCACGGATGGTGCCCAAAGGAGCCCGCAGGATCACCGATGTCGACGACCTGATCATCTCTCTGTATGCCGCAGGCACCAGCCTTCGTGACATCCAGCACCACCTGGCCACCACGTTGGGTGTGGATTTGTCGCATGAGACGATCTCCCAGATCACCGACCAGGTCCTAGATGAGGTACTTGCCTGGCAGCACCGGGACTTAGAGGAGTTCTACCCGGTGATCTACCTGGATGCTTTGCGCATCAAAATCCGTGATGGTGCCCGGGTCGTCAACAAGGCCTGCTATATGGCGGTCGGCATCACCATGGAGGGTACCCGGCAGATCTTGGGGCTGTGGATCGCAAACAATGAGGGCGCGGCGTTTTGGGCCCAGGTCTGTGCGGAGTTGGCTAACCGTGGGGTCAAAGATGTGTTCATCGTCTGCTGTGATGGGCTGAAAGGTTTCGAACAGGCGGTGCAGGCCACCTGGCCTGATGCGATGGTGCAGACCTGTGTGGTGCACCTGATCCGCACCGCACTGCGGTGGGTGGCGGCAAAGGACCGTAGCGCGGTCGCGGCTGCTTTGAAGAAGATCTACACCGCTGCAACGGCAGAGCAGGCGCTTGCGTTTTTGGACGAGTTTGATGCCAGCGACATGGGGCTGAAGTATCCGCAGGCGGTGAAGGCTTGGCGGGATGCGTGGGAGCGTTTCATACCGTTTTTGCAGTTCCCGCCGCAGGCGAGGAAGGTTGTCTACACCACGAATGCGATCGAGTCGATGAATGCGCAGTTGCGTAAAGCGACAAGGAATCGGGGGCAGTTTCCTAATGATGCTGCCGCGGTCAAGGCGTTGTGGTTGATGATCTGCCACATCGAGGACCGGCAGGCGGAGAAAACGAAAAAGAAGGCCGGGCGTGCCCGTGCGGGAACGAGCCGGTTTGTTGAGGGGGTGCGTGTGACTGGGTGGGTTGCGGCCATCAATCAGCTGTCAGCACATTACCCGGATCGGTTCGAGCCTTACCTGTAA
- a CDS encoding ABC transporter permease: protein MRTLLLSNITSHSRRYVATGIAVAISAMFVFAALIFSSALNHSLTKGITNTYENVSAVASINDDVLEAARNGEDGQKYPFDAAEVEDFLQHQPGVAGVYRETFSSAFIRTSGNSILNVKYVPPTPFYRPSLDSGQWPSNNTEVALPHDYLEAWDLHVGDRVFLEPLTSVAEQPLVELTISGSYQSAKGRINGPYITHELYNQVFPGEETSNFFIAAASPDDTAHAQQDFVSRLRAEVDSSDAPVARAIAQSMTVLTGVDAMQVDLDRIESQRAAASAVLLVFPLITIFVAIIVIASSFRVLLQQRRKELALLRSLGATRRQVRRLLLWEAAVLGVVAATIGVVCAAVIGVVGLKSTGYADSFGEAWGSVNPLDAVAVLAGAVAVTVLVGVRPAAGSARISPMAALAQAHIDSQPPAAGRKNILFGGILIAVGVAAMALGLTVFAGENKGFVVAVLGGLVSLLGVLAIASTTLWRVTGLVGAPFKAVIPQLAVANTARNPHRTAATGTASIIGITLIVLLSVGAASTKQTLMSEIDYKRPYDLVVADSGRVIGDDTVTALRKAAGIAAVAGVHTAPVEVSAHSGGTPTMMTAWAASDLDDAVHAPIPQPRNGEVVVSQGFAEGERVTVCPAEAATDRCHTLYAKIYPRLGDSVMLLTEADARAIVPDITTNVAVVKLAEGARADKTSAAIHEIVPSASVSGSAQEREAYIEMIDQAFSVVAVLVAISVLVALVGLANTLSLSVLERTHENGLLRALGLRRKDMQKMLLVEAVLINSTGLLVGLLLGTVYGIVGSYALPVEVHAHHISIPWLIIASVVLISTLAAVLSSIVPGRRAARVSPTQALAAE, encoded by the coding sequence ATGCGTACCCTTTTGCTGAGCAATATCACCAGTCATAGTCGTAGATATGTGGCCACCGGGATCGCCGTGGCTATTTCAGCGATGTTTGTGTTCGCGGCGCTGATTTTTTCCTCCGCGCTCAACCATTCCCTCACCAAAGGGATCACGAACACCTACGAAAACGTCAGCGCCGTTGCAAGCATCAACGATGATGTTTTGGAAGCGGCTCGAAACGGTGAAGACGGACAAAAGTATCCTTTCGATGCTGCGGAGGTAGAAGATTTTCTGCAGCACCAGCCGGGGGTCGCGGGGGTGTATCGGGAAACTTTTAGTTCTGCTTTTATCAGGACCTCTGGCAATTCAATTTTGAACGTCAAGTATGTGCCGCCAACGCCGTTCTATCGCCCGTCGTTGGATTCAGGGCAGTGGCCTAGCAATAACACCGAGGTTGCGTTGCCCCATGATTACCTTGAAGCCTGGGATTTACACGTGGGCGATCGGGTGTTTTTGGAGCCTTTGACCTCCGTTGCGGAGCAACCTTTAGTTGAACTGACGATTTCTGGCAGCTATCAATCGGCGAAGGGGCGGATCAACGGGCCGTACATCACCCACGAGCTGTACAACCAGGTTTTTCCGGGAGAGGAAACGTCTAACTTTTTTATAGCTGCGGCTTCCCCTGATGACACTGCGCACGCCCAGCAGGATTTTGTTTCCCGTCTGCGAGCTGAGGTTGACAGCTCGGATGCTCCGGTGGCCAGGGCTATTGCGCAGTCAATGACTGTGCTGACTGGGGTTGATGCGATGCAGGTGGATCTGGACAGGATTGAGTCTCAGCGGGCTGCTGCTTCTGCTGTGCTGCTGGTTTTCCCACTGATCACGATTTTTGTGGCAATCATCGTGATTGCCAGCAGTTTTAGGGTGCTTCTTCAGCAGCGCAGGAAGGAGTTGGCGCTGTTGCGTTCCCTAGGTGCTACGCGCCGGCAGGTACGAAGGCTTTTGCTGTGGGAGGCTGCCGTTTTAGGCGTGGTTGCGGCCACGATTGGTGTCGTGTGTGCGGCTGTGATCGGGGTGGTTGGGTTGAAGAGCACCGGATATGCGGATTCTTTTGGTGAAGCGTGGGGATCTGTAAATCCGCTTGATGCGGTGGCTGTCCTTGCGGGGGCGGTGGCTGTGACTGTGCTTGTTGGTGTGCGGCCTGCTGCCGGATCCGCCCGAATTTCGCCGATGGCGGCGTTGGCTCAGGCACACATTGATTCTCAACCGCCTGCTGCTGGTCGGAAAAACATCCTTTTTGGTGGGATTCTGATTGCTGTTGGTGTGGCTGCTATGGCGCTTGGATTGACGGTCTTTGCCGGTGAGAACAAGGGTTTTGTGGTCGCAGTTTTGGGTGGTTTGGTGTCTTTGTTGGGGGTGTTGGCCATTGCGTCCACGACGTTGTGGCGGGTTACTGGCCTGGTGGGTGCCCCTTTTAAGGCTGTGATTCCGCAGTTGGCTGTGGCTAATACTGCCCGTAATCCGCACCGGACTGCCGCGACAGGAACCGCCAGCATCATCGGTATTACGTTGATTGTGCTGTTGTCGGTGGGGGCTGCCTCGACTAAGCAGACCCTGATGTCCGAAATTGACTACAAGCGCCCATACGACCTAGTGGTTGCGGATTCTGGTCGGGTTATCGGTGACGATACTGTGACTGCTTTGCGAAAAGCTGCGGGAATTGCCGCGGTGGCTGGTGTGCACACGGCACCGGTGGAGGTTTCTGCGCACAGCGGTGGCACGCCCACGATGATGACTGCGTGGGCGGCCAGTGATCTTGATGATGCTGTGCACGCACCGATTCCCCAGCCGAGAAATGGTGAGGTGGTGGTCTCGCAGGGTTTCGCCGAGGGCGAGCGGGTCACTGTTTGTCCTGCGGAAGCTGCGACTGACAGGTGCCACACGTTGTACGCGAAGATCTACCCTCGCTTAGGCGACTCCGTGATGCTTTTGACCGAAGCTGATGCGCGCGCAATCGTGCCGGATATCACCACGAATGTGGCGGTGGTGAAACTAGCTGAAGGCGCGCGAGCCGATAAGACCAGCGCCGCTATTCACGAAATTGTTCCTTCCGCATCGGTTAGTGGCAGTGCGCAGGAGCGAGAAGCCTACATCGAGATGATTGACCAGGCTTTTAGCGTGGTTGCTGTGTTGGTTGCGATTTCGGTGCTGGTTGCGCTTGTCGGCCTGGCGAATACGTTGTCGCTGTCGGTGCTGGAGCGAACACACGAAAATGGTCTGTTGCGTGCTTTGGGTTTGCGCCGCAAAGACATGCAGAAGATGCTGCTGGTTGAGGCAGTGCTGATCAACAGCACTGGCTTGTTAGTCGGTCTGTTGCTGGGAACGGTGTACGGCATTGTGGGTTCCTATGCCCTGCCGGTAGAGGTTCATGCGCATCATATTTCGATCCCGTGGCTGATCATCGCCTCGGTGGTGTTGATCAGTACGCTGGCGGCTGTGTTGTCGTCGATTGTGCCCGGAAGACGAGCCGCCCGGGTGTCGCCAACCCAAGCGTTGGCTGCTGAATAA
- a CDS encoding ABC transporter ATP-binding protein, protein MSTPGTPIVELRKVTKVYGSGEASVKALDGVDVTIGRQQFTAIMGPSGSGKSTLLHVLAGLDNPTSGQVVVDGHDITSMDDDALTVFRREEIGFIFQSFNLVPTLSAEDNILLPMKLRGHTPSAEDKQFMAKVIRMLGLENRLRHRPKEMSGGQVQRVAVARALVARPAMIVADEPTGNLDSESTAEVLELLRSAVDELGQTVVMVTHDEQIASQADRILVVRDGRIAQDRVPLRSTSPAGEKH, encoded by the coding sequence ATGAGCACACCGGGCACACCGATTGTGGAGCTTCGGAAAGTGACGAAGGTTTATGGAAGCGGCGAAGCTTCCGTGAAGGCTTTAGATGGCGTCGATGTGACTATCGGCAGGCAGCAGTTCACGGCGATCATGGGCCCCTCGGGTTCCGGCAAATCGACGTTATTGCACGTGTTGGCGGGTTTGGACAATCCGACTTCCGGGCAGGTGGTGGTTGATGGGCATGACATCACCTCCATGGATGATGACGCGTTGACGGTGTTCCGCCGGGAGGAGATTGGGTTTATTTTCCAAAGCTTTAACCTGGTTCCCACGCTGAGCGCAGAGGACAATATTTTGCTGCCGATGAAGCTGCGGGGGCACACGCCCAGCGCGGAAGACAAGCAGTTTATGGCGAAAGTGATTCGTATGCTGGGCCTAGAGAATCGGCTGCGCCATAGGCCAAAGGAGATGTCTGGCGGGCAGGTGCAACGCGTCGCGGTGGCGCGGGCTTTGGTGGCTCGTCCGGCGATGATTGTTGCTGATGAGCCGACGGGAAACCTTGACTCGGAGTCGACCGCTGAGGTTTTAGAACTGCTGCGCTCGGCTGTCGATGAGCTCGGGCAAACGGTTGTCATGGTGACCCACGATGAACAAATTGCGTCCCAGGCAGATCGGATTTTGGTCGTCAGGGATGGCCGTATTGCTCAAGATCGAGTCCCACTGCGCAGCACCAGCCCGGCAGGGGAGAAGCACTAA
- a CDS encoding mycoredoxin, translated as MSNHVTLYTTTWCPFCQRLTKALDRTNTPYTNIDVEQDAEAAKWVESVNDGNRVVPTVKFSDGTHVTNPPASAVRAKLEELTS; from the coding sequence ATGAGCAACCACGTCACTTTGTACACCACCACCTGGTGCCCCTTCTGCCAGCGCCTGACCAAGGCTTTGGATCGCACCAACACCCCGTACACCAACATTGATGTGGAACAGGATGCAGAGGCCGCCAAGTGGGTGGAATCCGTCAACGACGGCAACCGCGTGGTGCCGACCGTGAAGTTCTCCGACGGCACCCACGTCACCAACCCGCCGGCTTCTGCCGTGCGCGCCAAGCTGGAAGAACTCACTAGCTAG
- a CDS encoding 3'(2'),5'-bisphosphate nucleotidase CysQ: protein MTAKVDDAILTRRLAQGTGEILKGVRNVGLLRGRNLGDAGDDLAQNWIARVLSQHRPDDGVLSEEAADNPARLAKDRVWIIDPLDGTKEFATGRQDWAVHIALVENGRPIHAAVGLPDLGVVFTSEDAKAVGGPLSRKIVMSHNRAPQVASFVAEKMGFDTLPMGSAGAKAMHVLLGDADAYVHAGGQYEWDSAAPVGVCLAAGLHCSRLDGSPLTYNNKDTYLPDVLICRPELAEDMLKFAAEFREANGSFA from the coding sequence ATGACTGCGAAAGTTGATGATGCCATCCTGACCCGCCGCCTTGCCCAGGGCACGGGTGAAATCCTCAAGGGCGTGCGCAATGTTGGCTTGTTGCGTGGCCGTAACTTGGGTGATGCCGGCGATGATCTGGCCCAGAACTGGATTGCGCGGGTGTTGAGCCAGCACCGCCCCGACGATGGGGTGCTGTCGGAGGAAGCGGCGGATAATCCGGCGCGTTTGGCTAAGGATCGCGTGTGGATCATCGACCCGTTGGACGGCACGAAGGAGTTCGCGACGGGCCGCCAGGACTGGGCGGTGCACATCGCCCTGGTGGAAAATGGCCGCCCGATTCATGCCGCGGTTGGTTTGCCGGACTTGGGCGTGGTGTTTACCTCTGAGGACGCCAAGGCGGTGGGAGGCCCGCTGTCCCGCAAGATCGTGATGAGCCACAACCGTGCGCCGCAGGTCGCAAGCTTCGTGGCGGAGAAAATGGGTTTTGACACCCTGCCGATGGGTTCGGCTGGTGCGAAGGCCATGCACGTGTTGCTGGGCGATGCGGATGCTTATGTGCATGCCGGCGGCCAGTACGAGTGGGATTCTGCCGCCCCGGTGGGTGTGTGCTTGGCTGCTGGCCTGCACTGCTCCCGCCTGGATGGGTCCCCGTTGACCTACAACAACAAGGACACCTACCTGCCGGACGTGCTGATTTGTCGCCCGGAGTTGGCGGAGGACATGTTGAAGTTCGCGGCCGAGTTCCGTGAGGCCAACGGAAGCTTCGCATGA
- a CDS encoding DUF5808 domain-containing protein, whose protein sequence is MDLTQFFRPDQQGGYRIFGVPVAFGRGSQERILNLYETENPEIFVPKVVGVGWDINIGALAVKAGLLRPDDSLPDMRKYVDKATERFLAHAPKIGAALTVVSAIPVAKLAEAPTSWHLSGKPRNQRPGPVAALFPCLVSVSSAVISTRAMQRGQKQSPTGAELLTASSALGMQMMCMLSVQATRLSAARPNAVNPWPLLAVVSLPLSTVGIFVALVHTTLANINREMENHHE, encoded by the coding sequence ATGGATTTAACACAGTTTTTTCGACCTGACCAGCAGGGTGGCTATCGCATTTTTGGTGTGCCGGTCGCTTTTGGTAGAGGCAGCCAGGAAAGAATCTTAAACCTGTATGAAACGGAAAATCCTGAGATCTTCGTGCCGAAGGTTGTCGGGGTCGGTTGGGATATCAACATTGGTGCCCTAGCAGTTAAGGCCGGGCTGTTACGTCCGGATGATTCGCTACCCGATATGCGAAAGTACGTCGATAAGGCTACAGAACGGTTTCTTGCGCATGCCCCAAAGATCGGCGCAGCACTAACTGTTGTCAGTGCGATTCCCGTGGCCAAGCTGGCGGAAGCTCCCACGAGTTGGCATCTGTCGGGAAAGCCAAGGAACCAGCGACCTGGACCGGTTGCTGCCCTCTTTCCGTGCCTCGTGAGTGTTTCTTCCGCTGTTATTTCGACGCGCGCAATGCAGCGAGGACAAAAGCAGTCGCCAACAGGGGCTGAATTACTTACTGCTTCTTCAGCCCTTGGAATGCAGATGATGTGCATGTTGAGTGTGCAGGCGACACGGTTGTCTGCGGCGCGCCCCAACGCAGTAAATCCCTGGCCCTTGCTCGCGGTTGTTTCCCTCCCGCTGAGCACAGTTGGCATTTTTGTCGCTCTAGTTCACACAACACTTGCAAACATCAACCGGGAAATGGAGAACCACCATGAATAA
- a CDS encoding PadR family transcriptional regulator, giving the protein MEIQPTYGAALIERLSELAGIEITTGTLYPLLARLKKQGFVETEWEQSPVGPPRKIYSLSSKGRSKLLDLHGEWSAIARSVDTVMAHIQDKKV; this is encoded by the coding sequence ATAGAAATTCAACCCACCTATGGTGCGGCCTTGATTGAGCGATTAAGCGAACTAGCCGGAATCGAAATCACAACAGGAACCCTTTACCCATTGCTGGCCAGATTAAAAAAACAAGGTTTTGTCGAGACCGAGTGGGAGCAATCGCCAGTAGGGCCACCACGGAAAATATATTCGCTGTCTTCAAAGGGGAGATCGAAATTGTTGGATCTTCACGGTGAATGGTCTGCAATCGCAAGATCAGTCGACACGGTCATGGCCCACATTCAGGACAAGAAAGTTTAG
- a CDS encoding dihydrofolate reductase: protein MSLKAIWAQSTDGIIGDGQDMPWHLPEDLAHFKNATAGHPVVMGRATWESLPPRFRPLPGRDNIVISSRTPGPWSSGARVQEDLGSLPADGFIIGGGTIYAATIDQVDEVIVTEIDVLLAEDLGDTAVHAPDLQGFTAAEVGEWKTSEKGYVSVGAHDTPVRFRFVRYTR, encoded by the coding sequence TTGAGTTTGAAGGCTATTTGGGCGCAGTCGACGGACGGCATCATCGGCGATGGCCAAGACATGCCGTGGCACTTGCCGGAGGATCTGGCGCATTTCAAAAACGCCACCGCCGGGCACCCGGTCGTGATGGGGCGGGCAACCTGGGAGTCCTTGCCGCCGCGTTTTCGCCCCCTGCCCGGGCGGGACAATATTGTGATTTCTTCCCGCACGCCAGGACCGTGGTCTTCCGGTGCACGGGTGCAGGAGGATCTGGGCTCTTTGCCCGCGGACGGATTCATCATCGGCGGTGGCACCATTTATGCGGCCACCATTGACCAGGTCGACGAGGTCATCGTCACCGAGATCGATGTGCTCCTTGCCGAAGACCTAGGCGATACCGCAGTGCACGCCCCTGACCTGCAGGGTTTCACGGCAGCTGAGGTTGGGGAATGGAAAACCTCCGAAAAAGGTTATGTGAGTGTGGGTGCGCATGACACACCGGTGCGTTTCCGGTTTGTGCGCTATACCCGCTAG